In the Desulfurellaceae bacterium genome, one interval contains:
- a CDS encoding ABC transporter substrate-binding protein, whose translation MAHNSLQDPFDPNTSLEHAHDHGGQPTPDNQALPDTSEKIIDRAVESTVVRALFGGNDMKRRRFMQLVGAGGAAALIETFFPLKTAKAMAQEKAGAIEKTDLTIGFIPITCATPIIMAEPMGFYEKHGLNAKVRRAAGWAMVRDWSINKDVDAAHMLSPMPLSITLGAGSQQVPYFMPAVENINGQAITLHTKHKEVKSAQDMKGFRFCVPFRYSMHNYLLRYYLAEGGVHPDKDVQIRVVPPPEMVANLKAENVDGYLAPDPFNQRAVYENAGFIYLLSKEIWDRHPCCAFAISQEFASSYPNTFLALFKSIVDATHYASKPENRKDIAKAIAPKNYLNQPVIVLEQVLTGRFADGLGNIRNVPDRIDFDPFPWHSMAVWILTQMKRWKHVESDFDYQKVAEEVYLASECDKISRELGYDDHAQTYSTHVLMGKTFDPGKPEEYVKSFPISNL comes from the coding sequence ATGGCCCATAACAGCTTACAAGATCCTTTCGATCCCAATACCTCGCTTGAGCATGCCCACGACCATGGTGGGCAGCCCACGCCGGACAACCAGGCTCTGCCTGACACCTCCGAAAAAATCATTGACCGGGCCGTTGAGAGCACGGTGGTGCGAGCCCTGTTTGGCGGGAATGACATGAAGCGGCGCCGCTTCATGCAGCTGGTTGGGGCGGGCGGGGCGGCGGCGCTCATCGAGACCTTCTTCCCCCTCAAAACCGCAAAAGCCATGGCCCAGGAAAAGGCCGGCGCGATTGAAAAGACAGACCTGACGATCGGCTTTATTCCGATTACCTGCGCCACGCCGATTATCATGGCCGAGCCCATGGGGTTTTACGAAAAACACGGGCTGAACGCCAAGGTTCGTCGCGCCGCCGGCTGGGCAATGGTGCGCGACTGGTCGATTAACAAAGACGTTGACGCGGCCCATATGCTGAGTCCGATGCCCCTGTCGATTACGCTCGGGGCCGGCTCACAGCAGGTGCCCTACTTCATGCCGGCGGTGGAAAACATCAACGGCCAGGCCATTACCCTGCATACCAAGCACAAGGAGGTCAAATCGGCCCAAGACATGAAGGGCTTCCGCTTCTGTGTGCCCTTTCGCTACTCCATGCACAACTACTTGCTGCGCTACTATCTGGCCGAGGGCGGCGTCCACCCGGACAAGGATGTACAGATTCGGGTCGTTCCGCCGCCGGAGATGGTGGCCAACCTCAAAGCCGAAAACGTCGACGGCTATCTCGCCCCCGACCCGTTTAACCAACGGGCGGTGTACGAAAACGCCGGATTCATTTACCTGCTGTCAAAAGAGATCTGGGATCGGCACCCGTGCTGTGCCTTTGCCATTTCTCAAGAGTTTGCGTCAAGCTATCCCAATACGTTCCTGGCCCTGTTCAAGTCTATTGTGGACGCAACCCACTACGCCTCCAAACCGGAGAACCGCAAAGACATCGCCAAAGCCATTGCGCCCAAAAACTACCTCAACCAACCCGTCATCGTGCTTGAGCAAGTCCTGACCGGAAGGTTTGCCGACGGACTCGGCAATATTCGGAATGTGCCGGACCGGATCGACTTCGATCCCTTTCCGTGGCATTCGATGGCGGTTTGGATTCTGACCCAGATGAAGCGCTGGAAGCATGTCGAGAGCGACTTTGATTATCAAAAGGTCGCCGAGGAAGTATATCTGGCCTCGGAGTGCGACAAAATTTCCCGGGAACTTGGCTACGACGATCACGCCCAGACCTATAGTACGCATGTCCTGATGGGAAAGACTTTTGACCCCGGTAAACCTGAGGAATACGTCAAGAGTTTTCCGATCAGCAATCTCTAG
- a CDS encoding alginate export family protein: MRDRPILKRPGRALLLAFCLPALCLFAFLPSGLRADMALPQISSKLSLSANLRVRGEFWDWFEGSSGDPSYAYAATVAKFGLKWSDELFDLYVEAQNSSLMGLPDDASAPAPQAAFGLGTVYRAHNRRNNDSGIFLKQAHLTLKNLGIPGLRLKGGRHLIAEGAEVLSQDPTIDWIKRFRVSQRLIGPFGWSHTGRSYDGFTFSYTRDAYNLTVHGSHPTQGGFDLAGIKMIDDIDLLYTAFNITRPSFADTSDARLFYIYYADGRGLRPTDNRPAAVRDADRQHIAIHTGGGHLIHLLPTPAGPIDLMGWGVGQGGDWGRQDHAAWALAFEAGWQPQGLPWKPWLRIGYNRSSGDDDPTDGDHETFFQILPTARVYSFTTFYNLMNNEDAFFQLILRPLTGLIWRTDFHNIRVSEKNDLWYQGAGATLEDRQAGFGYVGRPAFGKRGLFQIIETTLSYTVNKHVNVNVFFAHVFGDSIVDRIFPGDDANFGYIEMTLRI; the protein is encoded by the coding sequence ATGAGGGATCGGCCTATTCTCAAACGGCCCGGACGGGCTCTTCTGCTCGCGTTCTGCCTGCCCGCGCTGTGCCTGTTTGCGTTCCTGCCGTCCGGGCTCCGGGCAGACATGGCGCTGCCCCAGATTTCCTCCAAACTGTCGCTCTCGGCCAACCTGCGGGTGCGGGGAGAGTTCTGGGACTGGTTTGAGGGCTCGTCGGGTGACCCTTCCTATGCCTACGCGGCAACCGTAGCCAAGTTTGGGCTGAAGTGGTCGGATGAGCTGTTCGACCTGTACGTGGAGGCCCAGAACTCCTCGCTCATGGGTCTGCCCGACGACGCCAGCGCCCCCGCCCCTCAGGCCGCGTTTGGCCTCGGCACAGTCTATCGTGCCCACAACCGTCGCAATAACGACTCGGGTATTTTTCTCAAACAGGCGCATCTGACGCTGAAAAACCTCGGTATTCCCGGCCTCAGGCTGAAGGGCGGCCGCCACCTGATCGCCGAGGGTGCCGAGGTGTTGAGCCAGGACCCGACTATCGACTGGATCAAGCGCTTTCGCGTCTCGCAGCGCCTGATCGGTCCGTTTGGCTGGTCGCACACCGGTCGCTCATACGACGGATTCACTTTCAGTTATACCAGGGACGCCTATAACCTGACCGTCCACGGCTCTCACCCGACCCAGGGCGGATTCGATCTGGCCGGCATCAAAATGATAGACGATATCGACCTGCTGTACACCGCGTTCAACATAACCCGGCCGTCGTTTGCCGATACCAGCGACGCCCGTCTGTTTTACATCTATTATGCCGATGGACGTGGTCTGCGGCCGACCGATAACAGGCCTGCTGCGGTGCGTGACGCCGACCGCCAGCATATCGCCATCCATACCGGGGGTGGCCATCTGATCCACCTGCTGCCCACTCCCGCCGGCCCCATCGACCTGATGGGCTGGGGCGTCGGACAGGGTGGCGACTGGGGCCGGCAGGACCATGCGGCCTGGGCGCTGGCCTTCGAGGCGGGTTGGCAGCCACAGGGCCTGCCCTGGAAACCCTGGCTGCGGATCGGCTATAACCGCAGCTCGGGTGACGACGATCCCACCGACGGCGACCACGAGACCTTCTTCCAGATCCTGCCCACCGCCCGGGTGTACTCGTTCACCACCTTCTACAACCTGATGAACAACGAGGACGCCTTCTTCCAGCTCATCCTCCGGCCGCTCACCGGGCTGATCTGGCGGACCGATTTTCACAACATTCGGGTCAGCGAGAAAAACGACCTGTGGTACCAGGGCGCCGGGGCAACGCTGGAGGATCGTCAGGCCGGCTTTGGCTATGTCGGTCGGCCGGCGTTCGGCAAACGCGGTCTGTTCCAGATCATCGAAACCACGCTGAGCTACACGGTCAACAAGCACGTCAACGTCAATGTCTTCTTTGCCCACGTGTTCGGCGACAGCATTGTGGACCGGATATTCCCGGGCGACGACGCCAACTTTGGCTATATTGAGATGACGCTGAGGATCTGA
- a CDS encoding ubiquinone/menaquinone biosynthesis methyltransferase, which produces MKERSVLPDAADKAAVVRAMFDRIAPRYDMLNRLISLWLDQGWRRRAVRAAGIGAGDRVIDLGCGTGDLSTLVAQTGAWVVGVDFAGRMLAGARRRGIRADWVQADAGRLPFPSAWADAVVSGFALRNFVSIPAVLAESARVLQAGGRLVLIEVDTPTNGLIRRAHAVYFNRIVPRLGALLSDAAAYAYLPRSVSYLPDSRELQRLIESAGFERVSKQRLCGGVAQIVRAVRTEGSADHRPQHATQKM; this is translated from the coding sequence ATGAAAGAGCGATCCGTGTTGCCCGACGCTGCGGACAAGGCGGCCGTCGTGCGCGCCATGTTCGACCGCATCGCGCCGCGCTACGACATGCTGAACCGCCTGATTTCGCTGTGGCTGGACCAGGGCTGGCGGCGGCGCGCGGTGCGGGCGGCCGGGATTGGCGCCGGCGACCGGGTCATTGACCTGGGCTGCGGGACCGGCGACCTGAGTACCCTGGTCGCTCAGACCGGGGCCTGGGTGGTGGGCGTCGACTTTGCCGGACGGATGCTGGCCGGCGCGCGGCGGCGCGGTATTCGGGCCGACTGGGTGCAGGCTGACGCCGGGCGGCTGCCCTTTCCGTCGGCCTGGGCCGACGCGGTAGTGTCCGGCTTTGCGCTGCGCAACTTCGTGTCGATTCCGGCCGTGCTGGCCGAGTCGGCCCGGGTGCTCCAGGCCGGCGGACGGCTGGTCCTGATTGAGGTCGATACACCCACCAACGGCCTCATACGCCGCGCCCATGCGGTGTATTTCAACCGCATCGTGCCCCGGCTTGGCGCTCTGCTATCCGACGCCGCAGCCTATGCCTACCTGCCACGCTCGGTCTCCTACCTGCCCGACAGCCGGGAGTTGCAGCGCCTGATTGAGAGCGCCGGATTCGAGCGGGTCAGCAAACAGCGGCTGTGCGGTGGAGTGGCCCAGATTGTCCGGGCGGTCCGCACCGAGGGCAGCGCCGACCATCGCCCGCAGCACGCTACACAAAAGATGTGA
- a CDS encoding CocE/NonD family hydrolase — protein MPHGSRPQYAIRTEKNVCVTMRDGTKLYADVYRPDAEGRFPVILLRLPYGKHMAELFGDHEYFPARGYVVIVQDGRGRFESEGEYYALIDEAQDGYDTVEWAASLPYSNGLVGTQGQSYLGATQYQLAPTRPPHLRCAFPVSAAADAHQSWVYHTGGALSLGWQVPYAIFLARNTIDRKGIKDELWPRIRPSLERSINFANPLTPEAYRRLPLMDWADILHDVAPYLRDYLTHPEDGPYWWAINVERQHRNINIPMFHVSSWYDIFLRDAFVHFCGLQSRAMTPQARGGQKLLIGPWAHLFPYTTPISGGTGDIDFGPNASIELHDVQLRWFDYWLKGIDTGISEEAPIRLFVMGTNQWRDEYEWPLARTRYVPYYLHSAGQANSLNGDGALSPEPPAEEADDHFRYDPADPVPTCGGNTLVIPVGVADQRQVESRQDVLVYTGAPLDEPLEVTGPLTVVLYAASSALDTDFTAKLVDVRPDGYAQNIADGIIRARYRESRTTPTLLSPGKPTELRIDLWATSHVFLPGHRLRLEIASSNFPRFDRNLNTGGEQATGTTFETAEQTVFHNREFRSHIVLPVIP, from the coding sequence ATGCCACACGGCAGTCGTCCACAATACGCGATCCGAACCGAAAAAAATGTGTGTGTCACCATGCGGGACGGCACCAAGCTGTACGCCGACGTGTACCGGCCCGACGCCGAGGGGCGCTTCCCGGTCATCCTGCTCCGCCTGCCGTACGGCAAGCACATGGCCGAGCTGTTTGGCGACCACGAGTACTTTCCGGCCCGCGGCTATGTGGTGATTGTTCAGGACGGCCGGGGCCGGTTTGAGTCCGAGGGCGAGTACTACGCCCTGATCGACGAGGCCCAGGACGGCTACGATACGGTCGAGTGGGCGGCCAGCCTGCCCTACAGCAACGGTCTGGTCGGCACCCAGGGCCAGTCCTACCTCGGCGCCACCCAGTATCAGCTGGCCCCGACCCGACCACCCCACCTGCGCTGCGCATTTCCGGTCTCGGCTGCGGCCGACGCGCACCAGAGCTGGGTGTACCATACCGGCGGCGCCCTGTCCCTGGGCTGGCAGGTGCCCTACGCCATTTTTCTGGCCCGCAACACGATTGACCGCAAGGGCATCAAAGACGAACTGTGGCCGCGCATCCGGCCCAGTCTGGAGCGCTCGATCAACTTCGCCAATCCCCTGACGCCCGAGGCCTACCGCCGTTTGCCGCTGATGGACTGGGCCGACATCCTGCACGATGTGGCGCCGTATCTGCGCGATTACCTGACCCATCCCGAGGACGGGCCGTACTGGTGGGCGATCAATGTCGAACGCCAGCACCGCAATATCAACATCCCCATGTTCCACGTCAGCTCGTGGTACGATATTTTTCTGCGCGACGCCTTCGTCCATTTCTGCGGCCTCCAGTCCCGGGCCATGACCCCCCAGGCGCGCGGCGGACAAAAGCTGTTGATCGGTCCCTGGGCGCACCTGTTTCCATACACCACGCCGATCAGCGGCGGGACCGGTGACATTGACTTTGGGCCGAACGCCTCGATTGAGCTGCACGATGTCCAGCTGCGCTGGTTCGACTACTGGCTGAAGGGAATCGACACCGGTATTTCCGAGGAAGCCCCGATTCGGCTGTTTGTCATGGGCACCAACCAGTGGCGCGATGAGTACGAGTGGCCGCTGGCCCGAACCCGATACGTACCCTACTACCTGCACAGCGCGGGCCAGGCCAACAGCCTGAACGGCGACGGCGCGCTCAGCCCCGAGCCGCCGGCCGAGGAGGCCGACGATCACTTTCGCTACGACCCGGCCGATCCGGTCCCGACCTGTGGCGGCAATACGCTGGTCATTCCGGTCGGCGTGGCCGACCAGCGCCAGGTCGAAAGCCGCCAGGATGTCCTGGTCTATACCGGCGCGCCGCTCGACGAGCCCCTGGAGGTGACCGGCCCGCTGACAGTCGTGCTGTACGCCGCCTCGTCAGCCCTGGATACCGACTTCACGGCCAAGCTGGTCGATGTCCGGCCCGACGGCTATGCCCAGAACATCGCCGACGGCATCATCCGCGCCCGCTACCGCGAGTCGCGGACGACGCCGACCCTCCTGTCGCCCGGCAAGCCGACTGAACTGCGCATCGACCTGTGGGCCACCAGCCACGTGTTTTTGCCCGGCCATCGGCTGCGGCTTGAGATTGCGTCGAGCAATTTTCCGCGCTTTGACCGCAACCTCAACACCGGCGGTGAGCAGGCCACGGGCACCACGTTTGAGACGGCCGAGCAGACGGTTTTCCATAACCGCGAGTTTCGCTCCCATATTGTCCTGCCGGTCATTCCCTAG
- a CDS encoding EVE domain-containing protein: MHYWLVKSEPYKYSWDQFCQDGSTYWDGVRNYQARNNLQAMKVGDQVLYYHSNEGLAVVGVARVTREAYQDPTTDDERWVVVDLEPVQALARPVSLREIKQDARLQDIGLIKQSRLSVMPVRKKDFDLIVKKGQGQPTRKA, from the coding sequence ATGCACTACTGGTTAGTCAAATCAGAACCGTACAAATACTCCTGGGATCAGTTCTGTCAGGACGGCTCGACCTACTGGGACGGGGTGCGCAACTATCAGGCCCGCAACAATCTGCAAGCCATGAAAGTCGGCGATCAGGTCTTGTACTACCACAGCAACGAGGGGTTGGCCGTTGTCGGGGTGGCCCGCGTCACCCGGGAAGCCTACCAGGACCCGACCACCGACGACGAGCGCTGGGTGGTGGTCGATCTGGAACCGGTCCAGGCCCTGGCCCGGCCGGTCAGCCTGCGTGAGATCAAGCAGGACGCCCGCTTGCAGGACATCGGCCTGATCAAACAGAGCCGTCTGTCTGTGATGCCGGTACGCAAAAAGGACTTCGACCTGATCGTCAAAAAGGGACAGGGTCAGCCGACCCGAAAAGCCTGA
- a CDS encoding methyltransferase domain-containing protein, which translates to MKEPQRKAQATYNAAADHFDDPANAYWDRYGRRTVEQLQPRPGLKILDLACGTGASALPAAEAVGPTGQVVAVDVADRLLALARTKAKGRGLDQVEFRNGDMTRLGLPDTSFDTVVCVFGIFFVPDMQALVAELWRMVRPGGRLAITTWGPNLFEPMYSAFDQALQDERPDLVSDFRPWDRLTEVHAVEKLLAESGAAAIEVMAEEGQQALASPESWWSVVLGSGLRAAVETMGPASAARVRAHNFAFIRAHGVESITTNVIYGRATKAHV; encoded by the coding sequence ATGAAAGAGCCGCAACGAAAGGCCCAGGCGACCTACAACGCCGCCGCTGACCACTTCGACGATCCAGCCAACGCCTACTGGGATCGCTACGGTCGGAGGACAGTCGAGCAGTTGCAGCCTCGTCCCGGGCTCAAGATACTGGACCTTGCCTGCGGTACCGGAGCATCCGCCCTGCCAGCGGCAGAGGCGGTGGGTCCGACCGGACAGGTCGTCGCCGTCGATGTAGCAGACCGGCTCTTGGCCCTTGCCCGAACGAAAGCGAAAGGCCGAGGTCTGGACCAGGTCGAATTTCGCAACGGCGACATGACCCGGCTGGGCCTGCCCGACACCAGCTTCGATACGGTCGTTTGCGTTTTCGGCATCTTCTTTGTTCCCGACATGCAAGCGCTCGTCGCCGAGTTATGGCGCATGGTACGGCCGGGCGGCAGGCTGGCAATCACCACCTGGGGTCCGAATCTCTTCGAGCCCATGTATTCCGCCTTCGATCAAGCCCTTCAAGATGAGCGGCCAGACCTGGTATCGGATTTCCGACCGTGGGACCGTCTCACGGAAGTTCACGCGGTGGAAAAGCTTCTTGCGGAGAGTGGGGCCGCAGCAATCGAGGTTATGGCCGAGGAGGGGCAGCAAGCCTTGGCGAGCCCCGAGTCCTGGTGGAGCGTCGTGCTCGGCTCAGGACTGCGTGCTGCGGTAGAAACGATGGGACCCGCGTCCGCAGCGCGGGTCCGAGCGCATAATTTCGCATTCATTCGAGCGCATGGCGTGGAGTCGATTACGACGAACGTGATCTATGGCAGGGCCACCAAGGCGCACGTGTGA